A single Deltaproteobacteria bacterium DNA region contains:
- a CDS encoding SDR family oxidoreductase — translation ALGRPQTAEDVGSLVAYLASEEARNITGQAISVDGGAVMT, via the coding sequence CGGCCCTGGGACGGCCTCAGACAGCCGAAGACGTGGGAAGCCTCGTCGCCTATCTCGCCTCGGAAGAAGCAAGGAACATCACGGGCCAGGCAATCAGCGTCGATGGCGGCGCCGTCATGACCTGA
- a CDS encoding AMP-binding protein, translated as MNVSNLIRRPVQETPGKPAIIFEDRQISYSELDRLINRTAQGLSDLGLKRGEVLSLFLPSLPELIIAYLGTVRAGLTVNVVNAMLREQEVAYILKDCGSRAVLTDAQRLPIIESLRSEVPSLTVILSLKNQEAKDYPVLESMLAAGKGLLDPPETKGSDLCHLMYTSGTTGRPKGVMATHLNVWHNAREFGKVHFKPEDTIMVATPIFHCWGLVNGTLGMLSQGGTVITVERFYPDKTLEAIERFKPTVFQGVPPMYNLLLKQPDLDQRETGSVRFCLSAATKMPENLIRQIEERLKWRYAEAWGLTEVSCVGTTSPYTETRIGSCGKGMDDAQIKVVDEMGNILPPGQQGELCVRGTCVTQGYLNKPEATREVFDDQGWFHSGDIACMDADGYAYIVDRKKDMINVGGEKVFPSEVEDMMLAFSKIKDLVIVGIPDEIKGEAPKAFIQLQEGETASIEEIRSFCRTRMAPYKVPVAVEFVDEIPRSAAGKALRRILRDKEWKK; from the coding sequence ATGAACGTTTCCAATCTTATCAGACGACCTGTCCAGGAAACTCCGGGAAAACCCGCGATTATTTTTGAAGACCGCCAAATCTCCTATTCGGAACTGGACCGGTTGATCAACCGGACCGCCCAAGGATTATCAGACCTGGGACTGAAAAGAGGAGAGGTCCTTTCCCTTTTTCTGCCCAGCCTCCCGGAGTTGATCATCGCCTATTTGGGGACCGTTCGGGCCGGGTTGACGGTCAATGTGGTCAATGCCATGCTCCGGGAACAGGAAGTGGCCTATATCCTGAAAGACTGTGGGTCCCGGGCCGTTCTGACCGATGCCCAAAGGCTGCCGATTATCGAATCCCTCCGGTCTGAGGTTCCCTCGCTGACCGTGATCCTCTCCCTTAAAAATCAGGAGGCCAAGGACTATCCCGTCCTTGAATCCATGCTTGCCGCAGGAAAAGGCCTCTTGGATCCTCCGGAAACCAAAGGAAGCGACCTGTGTCATCTCATGTATACTTCGGGCACGACCGGCCGGCCCAAGGGGGTCATGGCCACTCATCTTAATGTCTGGCACAATGCCCGGGAATTCGGGAAGGTCCACTTTAAACCCGAGGACACCATCATGGTGGCCACCCCCATCTTCCATTGCTGGGGGCTGGTCAACGGCACCTTGGGCATGCTTTCCCAGGGAGGCACGGTTATTACCGTAGAACGATTTTATCCCGACAAGACCCTGGAGGCCATCGAGCGATTTAAACCGACGGTCTTTCAGGGGGTCCCTCCCATGTATAATCTCCTGCTGAAACAACCGGACCTGGATCAGCGGGAAACCGGATCGGTCCGCTTCTGCCTTTCGGCGGCCACCAAAATGCCGGAGAATCTCATTCGTCAGATAGAAGAGCGGCTTAAATGGCGCTATGCCGAGGCCTGGGGTCTGACCGAAGTCTCTTGTGTCGGGACTACTTCCCCTTACACGGAAACCCGCATCGGCTCCTGCGGCAAAGGAATGGATGACGCCCAGATCAAGGTTGTGGATGAAATGGGGAACATCCTGCCCCCTGGTCAACAAGGAGAATTGTGCGTCCGGGGCACCTGTGTCACCCAGGGGTATCTCAACAAGCCGGAGGCCACCCGGGAGGTCTTTGACGACCAGGGCTGGTTTCATTCCGGGGACATTGCCTGCATGGATGCAGACGGCTACGCCTATATCGTAGATCGCAAGAAGGACATGATCAATGTGGGCGGCGAAAAGGTCTTTCCTTCCGAAGTGGAGGATATGATGCTGGCTTTTTCCAAGATCAAAGACCTGGTCATTGTCGGCATCCCCGATGAAATAAAAGGGGAGGCCCCCAAGGCCTTTATTCAGCTTCAGGAAGGGGAAACCGCTTCGATAGAAGAGATTCGAAGCTTTTGCCGGACCCGAATGGCCCCATATAAAGTGCCGGTGGCCGTTGAATTCGTGGACGAAATTCCTCGATCTGCAGCCGGAAAGGCCCTTCGCCGGATATTACGGGATAAGGAATGGAA